The following proteins are encoded in a genomic region of Blastopirellula marina:
- a CDS encoding class I SAM-dependent methyltransferase, with translation MDVRKFNQEAWDRDVDNGDRWTIPVTPEEVAQARAGEWSLILTPTKPVPRHWYPARLEGCQILCLASGGGQQGPILAAAGADVTVFDNSPKQLGQDQLVAERDGLSIKTVEGDMADLGCFADAEFDLIFHPCSNCFAVDILPVWREAFRVLKPGGYLLAGTCNPVRFVFDEIAQDDRHELVVRHKIPYSDVTDLTAEELKRYQQVRPLQFGHSLEDQIGGQLAAGFVLVEMFEDRFDESDLISRYLDTFIATRALKPHPAS, from the coding sequence ATGGATGTCCGCAAGTTCAATCAAGAAGCGTGGGACCGTGATGTCGATAACGGTGATCGCTGGACCATTCCTGTAACGCCGGAAGAAGTCGCCCAGGCGAGAGCAGGGGAGTGGTCGCTGATCTTGACTCCAACCAAACCGGTACCGCGACATTGGTATCCGGCTCGGCTCGAAGGGTGTCAGATTTTGTGCCTCGCTTCCGGCGGTGGGCAACAAGGACCGATTCTGGCGGCGGCCGGGGCCGACGTGACCGTGTTCGACAATTCACCGAAGCAACTTGGCCAAGACCAGCTCGTCGCCGAGCGCGACGGGCTTTCAATCAAGACCGTTGAAGGGGACATGGCCGATCTTGGTTGTTTCGCCGACGCGGAATTTGATTTGATCTTTCATCCCTGCTCGAACTGTTTTGCGGTCGACATCTTGCCGGTCTGGCGGGAAGCATTTCGCGTCCTGAAACCTGGTGGATACCTCTTGGCTGGGACCTGCAATCCTGTGCGATTCGTTTTCGATGAGATCGCTCAGGATGATCGTCACGAGTTGGTCGTGCGGCACAAGATTCCGTATTCCGACGTCACCGACCTGACCGCTGAAGAGCTAAAACGTTACCAACAAGTTCGACCGCTGCAGTTTGGACATTCGCTCGAAGATCAAATCGGCGGGCAACTGGCGGCCGGCTTCGTGCTGGTAGAAATGTTTGAAGATCGATTCGACGAAAGTGATCTCATATCGCGTTACCTCGATACTTTCATCGCCACGCGTGCTCTGAAACCGCACCCAGCAAGCTAA
- the carB gene encoding carbamoyl-phosphate synthase large subunit — MPRRDDIKKILIIGSGPIVIGQACEFDYSGTQACKALREEGYEVVLVNSNPATIMTDPDTADATYIEPLTTDILEKIIAKERPCALLPTLGGQTGLNLAMDLDKQGILKKHGVEMIGARADVIAKAEEREQFKQAMDKIGLEVCRGATVHTVAEARAVLDEVGLPAVVRPSFTMGGSGSSIAYNREEFDSLVRNGLDQSPVTEVLIEESIIGWKEYEMEVMRDRDDNVVIICSIENFDPMGVHTGDSITVAPAQTLTDKEYQRMRDASLAVIREIGVETGGSNIQFACDPTSDRMIVIEMNPRVSRSSALASKATGFPIAKIAAKLAVGYRLHELPNDITRETMACFEPSIDYVVTKIPRFAFEKFPEADSTLTTQMKSVGETMAIGRTFKESFQKALRGLEVGRFGFGCDGKDLWGTDEQPTEDEIRAKLAKPNAERPWYLRYALKMGMTVAQLNEITGIDPWFGDQMKQLVECEEELAAVGNINNISDELLRRAKRWGYSDRQLSTLLNSSELEVRSERKKRGIIATFKSVDTCAAEFEAYTPYYYSTYETEDEVPAKDPGQKRIMILGGGPNRIGQGIEFDYCCCHASFALKELGIQSVMVNSNPETVSTDYDTSDLLFFEPLTTEDVLNICDRVQPDGVIVQFGGQTPLNLARGLANAGVPIIGTSVDTIDAAEDREQFQQLLNRLNLKQPANAIARNMGQARAEAAKVGYPALVRPSFVLGGRAMEICYDDKQFERFVAEAFLVAQGQPVLIDRFLEDATEVDVDCISDGENVVVAGVMEHIEEAGVHSGDSACVIPPYSLPGPVVQEIREATVAMAKYLKVVGLMNVQFAVKAEDGKMNVYVLEVNPRASRTVPFVAKATGMPVAKIAAKVMTGCTLAELGITGEPIPAHVSIKESVFPFRKFPGVDIVLGPEMRSTGEVMGISDRFSLAFAKCQLAAGVLLPLPKDGKIFVSVSGRHKDQIADISRRLRDMGYELLATEGTARRLEEAGVHAQRIKKLAEGHPNLLDQMIDGNVSLVMNTPNGKGARTDEGRIRAAAVQHGIPCITTIQAAEAATKAMEALREGEMNVESLQDRFREVRIHQTT; from the coding sequence GTGCCGCGACGCGACGATATCAAAAAGATCTTGATTATTGGTTCCGGTCCTATCGTGATCGGCCAGGCCTGCGAGTTCGATTATTCTGGCACCCAGGCCTGCAAAGCGCTTCGAGAAGAGGGTTATGAGGTCGTATTGGTGAACTCCAATCCGGCGACCATCATGACCGACCCCGACACGGCCGATGCCACCTACATCGAGCCGCTGACGACGGACATCTTGGAAAAGATCATTGCCAAGGAACGTCCCTGCGCTCTGCTGCCAACCCTCGGCGGGCAAACGGGCCTGAATTTGGCAATGGATCTCGACAAGCAAGGGATTCTCAAGAAGCACGGCGTTGAAATGATCGGGGCCCGAGCCGACGTGATCGCCAAGGCCGAAGAACGTGAGCAATTCAAACAGGCCATGGATAAGATCGGCCTGGAAGTTTGCCGCGGTGCCACCGTGCACACGGTGGCCGAAGCACGAGCCGTGCTGGATGAAGTTGGCCTGCCTGCGGTCGTCCGCCCCAGCTTTACGATGGGGGGCTCTGGCTCCAGCATTGCTTACAACCGGGAAGAGTTCGACAGCCTGGTTCGCAACGGTCTCGATCAATCGCCAGTCACCGAAGTGTTGATCGAAGAATCGATCATTGGCTGGAAAGAGTACGAGATGGAGGTGATGCGCGACAGAGACGACAATGTCGTGATCATCTGCTCGATCGAAAACTTTGATCCAATGGGCGTTCACACCGGCGACTCGATTACGGTTGCTCCGGCCCAAACGCTGACCGACAAAGAGTACCAGCGGATGCGCGATGCCTCGCTGGCTGTGATCCGCGAAATCGGCGTCGAAACAGGCGGCTCGAACATTCAGTTCGCTTGCGACCCGACTTCTGACCGGATGATTGTCATCGAGATGAACCCACGCGTGAGCCGTAGCTCGGCGTTGGCCTCGAAGGCAACCGGCTTCCCGATCGCCAAAATCGCCGCCAAGTTGGCCGTTGGCTATCGTCTGCACGAACTGCCGAATGACATCACTCGCGAAACGATGGCCTGCTTCGAGCCATCGATCGACTACGTCGTCACCAAGATTCCACGCTTCGCCTTCGAGAAGTTCCCTGAAGCGGATAGCACGCTGACGACCCAGATGAAGAGCGTCGGCGAGACGATGGCAATCGGCCGGACCTTCAAAGAATCATTCCAAAAGGCCCTACGCGGCCTCGAAGTCGGACGCTTTGGCTTCGGCTGCGACGGCAAAGACCTGTGGGGAACCGACGAACAGCCGACCGAAGACGAAATTCGTGCAAAGCTGGCTAAGCCAAACGCCGAGCGTCCTTGGTACTTGCGATACGCGTTGAAGATGGGCATGACCGTTGCGCAATTGAACGAGATCACGGGCATCGACCCATGGTTCGGCGATCAGATGAAGCAACTGGTCGAGTGCGAAGAAGAACTCGCGGCGGTTGGCAACATCAACAACATCAGCGACGAACTACTTCGTCGTGCAAAGCGTTGGGGTTACTCCGATCGCCAACTTTCCACGCTGCTTAACAGTAGTGAATTGGAAGTCCGCAGCGAACGGAAGAAGCGTGGTATTATCGCGACCTTCAAGTCAGTCGACACGTGTGCCGCGGAATTTGAAGCGTACACGCCGTATTACTACTCGACCTACGAAACCGAAGACGAAGTTCCGGCAAAGGATCCTGGCCAGAAACGGATCATGATTCTGGGTGGTGGCCCGAACCGAATTGGTCAAGGTATCGAGTTCGACTACTGCTGCTGCCACGCTAGCTTTGCCCTGAAGGAACTGGGCATTCAATCGGTGATGGTCAACAGCAACCCGGAAACGGTCAGTACCGACTACGACACGTCCGACCTACTGTTCTTTGAACCGCTGACTACAGAAGACGTGCTAAACATCTGCGATCGCGTGCAACCAGATGGGGTGATCGTGCAGTTCGGTGGTCAGACGCCACTGAACCTGGCTCGCGGCTTGGCGAACGCTGGCGTTCCGATCATCGGCACCAGTGTTGATACGATCGACGCCGCCGAAGACCGCGAACAGTTCCAGCAATTGCTGAACCGCTTGAACCTGAAGCAGCCTGCCAATGCGATCGCTCGCAACATGGGTCAGGCGCGGGCCGAAGCGGCCAAGGTTGGCTATCCGGCCCTGGTTCGACCAAGCTTCGTGCTGGGTGGCCGCGCGATGGAGATCTGCTACGACGACAAGCAGTTCGAGCGGTTCGTGGCCGAAGCGTTCCTGGTTGCCCAAGGTCAACCGGTGTTAATCGACCGCTTCCTGGAAGATGCCACCGAAGTTGACGTCGACTGCATTAGCGACGGCGAGAACGTCGTCGTTGCTGGTGTGATGGAACACATCGAAGAAGCAGGCGTGCACAGTGGCGACTCGGCCTGCGTGATTCCGCCTTACAGTTTGCCCGGCCCGGTGGTTCAGGAAATTCGCGAGGCAACCGTTGCCATGGCGAAGTACCTGAAGGTGGTCGGACTGATGAACGTTCAGTTCGCGGTCAAAGCGGAAGACGGCAAGATGAACGTCTACGTTCTGGAAGTGAATCCACGAGCCAGCCGTACGGTTCCGTTTGTGGCGAAAGCCACCGGCATGCCAGTGGCCAAGATCGCCGCCAAGGTAATGACCGGCTGCACGCTCGCGGAACTGGGGATCACCGGCGAACCGATCCCAGCGCACGTTTCGATCAAGGAATCGGTCTTCCCATTCCGCAAGTTCCCTGGTGTCGACATCGTGCTCGGCCCAGAAATGCGATCGACTGGGGAAGTGATGGGGATCAGCGATCGTTTCTCGCTGGCGTTCGCCAAGTGCCAACTTGCTGCCGGTGTTTTGCTTCCACTTCCCAAAGATGGCAAGATTTTTGTCAGCGTTTCTGGTCGTCACAAAGATCAGATCGCCGACATCTCACGCCGCTTGCGGGATATGGGCTACGAACTGTTGGCTACCGAAGGAACGGCTCGCCGTCTGGAAGAAGCAGGCGTTCACGCTCAGCGAATCAAGAAACTGGCCGAAGGACATCCGAACCTATTGGATCAGATGATCGATGGTAACGTTTCGCTGGTCATGAACACGCCTAACGGCAAGGGAGCTCGAACCGACGAAGGCCGCATCCGCGCTGCCGCGGTTCAGCACGGCATTCCTTGTATCACCACTATCCAAGCCGCGGAAGCCGCCACCAAGGCGATGGAAGCGCTGCGAGAAGGCGAGATGAACGTCGAGTCGCTGCAAGATCGCTTCCGTGAAGTGCGGATTCATCAGACAACGTAA
- a CDS encoding DUF1559 domain-containing protein: MCKTCCRRDGLAVKSPQGFTLVELLVVIAIIGVLIALLLPAVQQAREAARRMQCSNHLKQIGLAIHNYASTHRVFPSGYVSQTTRDGSGPGWAAIDTNTWDAAPGWGWGTLILPFMEQRVITDTLRMDRPIWDPANRDVISNRLESYLCPSSSGENDSFTLRDQSGNALTRYGDPIRVGRSHYIASHGQESCWGECGSATTGLIFTDIYSGTTKTVAIHGNAANVADGPFYRNSHVSFRDVTDGTTNTLFISEHTSKLSDKTWVGVVPGAFTHPRYSTPENGPDAAATLVMMHVGPSGGELDITGSPIIHPMNFPTLHVGQMYAEHPGGGNVLMGDGSVNFQSETIDLILAAELASMNEGEAISSRGL, encoded by the coding sequence ATGTGTAAAACGTGTTGCCGGCGAGACGGTCTCGCTGTGAAGTCGCCCCAGGGGTTTACTCTGGTCGAGCTGTTGGTGGTGATTGCGATCATTGGCGTGCTGATCGCTTTGTTGCTACCGGCCGTGCAGCAGGCACGCGAGGCGGCGCGGCGGATGCAGTGCTCGAACCATCTCAAGCAAATCGGTTTGGCAATCCACAACTACGCGTCAACCCACCGAGTATTTCCTTCGGGTTATGTTTCTCAAACAACTCGCGACGGTAGCGGGCCTGGCTGGGCGGCGATCGATACGAATACGTGGGATGCTGCGCCTGGTTGGGGATGGGGCACGCTGATCCTGCCCTTCATGGAGCAGCGCGTCATCACCGATACGCTAAGAATGGATCGCCCCATTTGGGACCCGGCTAATCGCGATGTGATTTCGAATAGGCTGGAGTCTTATTTGTGTCCTTCTTCAAGTGGAGAAAATGATTCGTTTACGCTTCGCGACCAATCGGGAAATGCACTAACCCGTTACGGCGATCCGATCCGAGTCGGACGATCGCATTACATCGCCAGTCACGGTCAGGAATCGTGTTGGGGAGAATGTGGATCGGCGACAACGGGACTAATCTTCACCGATATTTACTCCGGTACCACGAAGACGGTCGCAATCCATGGCAACGCAGCGAATGTGGCGGATGGTCCGTTTTACCGCAACTCGCATGTCAGCTTTCGTGATGTAACCGATGGCACGACCAACACGCTGTTCATTAGCGAACATACGTCGAAGCTCAGTGATAAGACTTGGGTTGGTGTTGTGCCTGGGGCGTTTACGCATCCGCGGTATTCGACACCAGAAAACGGGCCCGATGCTGCCGCTACGTTGGTCATGATGCACGTTGGGCCTTCCGGAGGCGAACTCGATATCACGGGCTCACCAATCATCCATCCGATGAACTTCCCTACGCTTCACGTTGGTCAGATGTACGCCGAGCATCCTGGGGGAGGCAACGTGCTGATGGGAGACGGCTCAGTCAATTTCCAGTCGGAAACGATCGATCTGATCTTAGCGGCGGAGTTGGCCAGCATGAACGAAGGGGAAGCGATTTCCTCACGAGGATTATGA
- the argH gene encoding argininosuccinate lyase gives MSRNSPSQSGVFSSAVDTRVEKFTESISFDHRLYAQDIRGSIAHAEMLADVGVLTQEEALQITTALALIKTEIDNGDFQFDEKLEDVHMNIESALVDRLGDVGRKLHTGRSRNDQVSTDARLWVRDAIDETDRLLKQLQAAFVGRCDADIDIILPAYTHMQRAQPVLAPHYWLAYTEKLQRDRDRLADCRRRVNISSLGTAALAGTTIPIDRENVAQRLGFEGVAANSIDVSSDRDFVLEYAFVLTMIAEHLSVWADEWVLWSSVEFKFIQIPQQFCTGSSIMPQKINPDVCELIRGKSARVIGNLQALLVLIKGLPLAYNRDLQEDKERLFDSVDTVHRSLDLAASIVEGAKLNTESINSRLEDGFLDATTLMEYLIGKGTPQRTAHHQIGSLVATAMEKRCRLAELPLADFMAVNDSLDESVYDVLGVAKAVAAFQSYGSTSPEEVKKQVVRWKEQLELS, from the coding sequence TTGTCGCGGAACAGTCCTTCACAGAGCGGCGTTTTTAGCTCCGCAGTCGACACTCGGGTCGAAAAGTTTACCGAAAGCATCAGCTTCGACCACCGCCTGTACGCCCAGGACATCCGTGGCTCGATCGCCCACGCCGAAATGCTGGCTGACGTTGGCGTGCTGACGCAAGAAGAGGCACTTCAAATCACCACCGCTCTGGCGTTGATTAAGACCGAGATCGATAACGGCGACTTCCAGTTTGATGAAAAGCTGGAAGACGTTCACATGAATATCGAGAGCGCCTTGGTCGATCGCCTCGGCGACGTCGGCCGCAAGTTGCACACAGGGCGCAGTCGCAACGATCAGGTCTCAACCGATGCCCGGCTGTGGGTTCGCGATGCGATTGACGAGACGGATCGACTGCTTAAACAGTTGCAAGCCGCATTCGTGGGTCGCTGTGATGCGGATATCGATATCATTCTGCCTGCTTACACGCACATGCAGCGGGCACAGCCGGTCCTCGCGCCCCACTACTGGCTGGCCTACACGGAAAAGCTGCAACGCGACCGCGATCGCTTGGCCGATTGTCGCCGCCGAGTGAATATCAGCAGCCTGGGGACAGCCGCCCTGGCCGGAACCACCATTCCCATCGACCGCGAGAATGTCGCTCAACGACTCGGATTCGAGGGGGTCGCGGCTAACAGTATCGACGTCTCTAGCGACCGTGATTTCGTGCTCGAGTATGCGTTCGTGCTGACGATGATCGCCGAGCATTTGAGCGTTTGGGCCGACGAGTGGGTCTTGTGGTCGAGCGTGGAATTCAAGTTCATTCAGATCCCACAGCAGTTCTGTACCGGCAGTTCGATCATGCCGCAGAAGATCAATCCTGACGTTTGCGAGCTGATTCGAGGGAAATCGGCCCGGGTAATCGGGAATCTGCAGGCCTTGCTGGTGCTCATTAAGGGGCTGCCGCTGGCCTACAACCGTGACTTGCAGGAAGACAAAGAACGGCTGTTCGACTCGGTCGATACCGTTCATCGGTCGCTTGATTTGGCGGCATCGATCGTCGAAGGGGCAAAGCTGAATACTGAATCCATTAACTCGCGACTGGAAGATGGTTTCCTGGATGCGACCACATTAATGGAATACCTGATTGGCAAAGGTACACCTCAGCGGACTGCCCATCACCAAATCGGCAGCTTGGTTGCTACGGCGATGGAAAAGAGGTGCCGACTTGCTGAATTGCCGCTGGCTGATTTTATGGCGGTTAACGATTCGTTGGATGAATCTGTTTATGACGTGCTGGGCGTGGCAAAAGCTGTAGCTGCCTTCCAAAGCTACGGGTCAACCTCGCCTGAGGAAGTAAAAAAGCAAGTTGTTCGCTGGAAGGAGCAATTAGAATTGAGCTAA
- a CDS encoding Tex-like N-terminal domain-containing protein translates to MDTTIVTDLQIVAREVGIPLDKVQRTVDLLDDGNTVPFITRYRKDETGGLDEEQIRAIQSSTTKLRQLNERKRTILKSIQSQEKLTEELADQIRKAQTQKLLEDLYLPFKPKKQTLATQARERGLEPLALEVLGDAEEAKDLQARAAAFVDAEKSLADTDAVLQGVGYLIAESFSEHAILRGRLRKLFWKTGQLTSTRIENNGQDDSSDDENTSSDENESTSDDSTTSTDAGSEEANSSESSPEASYSNAAESEEAATAEATNGQSAPASAKKDGGKKPTIQEIRREKRKRQKEKERAKKDKAFRDYYDYHEPVSKIPPHRVLAINRGDRTRFLKVRIEVDFDKVTKTAEEAVIPEGHTHAAYLKQVLRDSLNRLIIPSIEREIRRELTEKAETHAIEVFACNLRKLLLQPPVRGKRVLAIDPGFRSGCKLVAIDPFGNVMGTGVIHLIGPQDRVEKSRSRIVEMIKQFDVQIVAIGNGTACRETEQIVAGAITNELKDRDLCYLIVNEAGASVYSTSELGREEFPKFDATIRGTISIGRRLLDPLSELVKINPSNIGVGLYQHDVKAKHLRDSLDDVVESCVNYVGVDVNTASPALLSYVSGLNQLTARRIYEHRQANGPFRSREEIREVAGIGDATFVQAAGFLKVVPTENPLDATWIHPESYDVATKILEKLGCSLTEVLSTVPSPPPIKEKTPASELLAPAPEEVVTEEASAETEAEVAEAVAAATTATEAETPVAESTEASTETPTEPAEATDDSPAEPETPEPTTADDEATIEPPTPQPAPVEIAASDEQHKQLVAKITSANVEQLAEELNVGVHLARDILGALSRPGRDPRADFPPPLFRRGVLKLEDLEPGMEMMGTVLNVVDFGAFVDIGLHDSGMVHISRLADRYVGDPHEVVSVGDVIRVWVIEIDRERRRVSLTAIDPATEVPKQDKPQRHGGNRPPRTDRPQRPKQQKSGHKPHGGHGKGKQGGKPRHNEKRSKPKPMKPITDAMKEGKEPLRSFGDLQQFFQMQKDDKNKPKGK, encoded by the coding sequence ATGGATACGACAATCGTCACGGACCTTCAAATCGTCGCCCGTGAAGTTGGTATTCCTCTCGACAAAGTCCAGCGCACCGTCGACCTGCTCGACGATGGGAACACCGTTCCGTTCATCACGCGTTACCGTAAAGATGAAACCGGCGGTTTGGACGAAGAGCAGATCCGCGCGATTCAAAGCAGCACCACCAAGCTTCGTCAATTGAACGAGCGAAAACGGACGATCCTCAAGTCGATCCAATCGCAAGAGAAATTGACCGAAGAACTTGCCGACCAGATCCGCAAGGCACAAACGCAGAAGCTGCTGGAAGACCTTTATCTTCCTTTCAAGCCGAAGAAGCAAACTCTGGCAACTCAGGCCCGCGAACGTGGCCTCGAGCCGCTCGCCCTGGAAGTGCTGGGCGACGCAGAAGAGGCCAAGGATCTTCAAGCTCGTGCTGCCGCATTTGTCGATGCCGAGAAGTCGCTTGCCGATACCGATGCTGTTCTGCAAGGAGTTGGTTATCTCATCGCGGAATCGTTCTCGGAACACGCGATCCTGCGTGGACGCTTGCGAAAGTTGTTCTGGAAGACTGGTCAGCTAACCAGCACCCGCATCGAAAACAACGGCCAAGACGATTCGAGCGACGACGAAAACACATCGTCAGATGAAAACGAATCGACTTCCGACGATTCGACGACCTCGACGGATGCCGGCAGCGAAGAAGCCAATAGCAGCGAATCGTCGCCAGAAGCTTCTTATTCCAACGCAGCCGAATCAGAAGAAGCAGCAACCGCCGAAGCCACCAACGGCCAGTCCGCACCAGCCTCGGCGAAGAAAGATGGCGGCAAAAAGCCAACCATTCAAGAGATACGTCGCGAGAAGCGAAAGCGTCAGAAAGAGAAAGAGCGGGCCAAAAAAGATAAGGCTTTCCGCGATTACTACGACTATCACGAACCTGTCTCGAAGATTCCGCCGCATCGCGTCCTGGCAATCAATCGTGGCGATCGTACACGATTCCTGAAAGTTCGCATTGAGGTCGATTTCGACAAGGTCACCAAGACGGCAGAAGAAGCGGTGATCCCCGAAGGGCACACGCATGCTGCTTATTTGAAGCAGGTTTTGCGCGATAGTTTGAACCGCCTGATCATTCCTAGTATCGAGCGCGAAATTCGCCGCGAACTGACCGAAAAGGCCGAAACGCACGCCATCGAGGTGTTCGCCTGCAATCTGCGAAAGCTACTGCTGCAACCTCCGGTTCGTGGCAAACGTGTTCTGGCAATCGATCCTGGTTTCCGTAGCGGATGCAAGTTGGTCGCGATCGACCCGTTCGGCAACGTGATGGGCACAGGCGTCATTCATCTGATCGGCCCACAAGATCGCGTTGAAAAAAGCCGCTCCCGAATTGTCGAAATGATCAAACAGTTCGACGTGCAGATTGTCGCGATTGGCAACGGCACGGCCTGTCGCGAGACCGAGCAAATCGTCGCCGGCGCGATCACCAACGAGTTGAAAGATCGTGACCTCTGTTATCTGATCGTCAACGAAGCAGGGGCGAGCGTTTACTCGACCAGCGAGCTTGGCCGGGAAGAATTCCCCAAATTTGATGCCACGATCCGCGGCACGATCAGCATCGGTCGTCGCTTGCTCGATCCGCTGTCGGAACTCGTGAAGATCAACCCATCCAACATTGGTGTCGGTCTTTATCAGCACGACGTCAAAGCGAAGCACCTACGCGACTCACTGGACGACGTGGTCGAGTCGTGCGTGAACTATGTGGGTGTCGACGTCAACACGGCGAGCCCAGCACTGCTGAGCTATGTCTCCGGTCTGAACCAGCTGACGGCTCGACGGATTTACGAACATCGCCAGGCCAACGGGCCTTTCCGTTCGCGTGAAGAGATTCGCGAAGTGGCTGGTATCGGCGATGCAACCTTTGTTCAGGCAGCTGGGTTTTTGAAGGTCGTCCCGACGGAAAACCCACTCGACGCGACCTGGATTCACCCGGAAAGTTATGACGTCGCCACCAAGATCCTCGAAAAGCTTGGTTGCTCGCTAACCGAAGTATTGTCGACGGTTCCTTCTCCACCACCTATCAAAGAGAAGACCCCAGCGAGCGAGCTTTTAGCGCCTGCTCCTGAGGAAGTCGTTACCGAAGAGGCATCTGCCGAAACAGAAGCCGAGGTTGCCGAAGCCGTCGCAGCTGCCACAACTGCCACTGAAGCCGAAACACCTGTGGCCGAGTCCACGGAAGCTTCAACGGAAACGCCGACCGAGCCCGCAGAAGCGACGGACGACAGCCCAGCTGAACCAGAAACCCCAGAACCAACCACGGCGGACGATGAAGCGACCATCGAACCGCCAACGCCGCAACCGGCCCCGGTCGAGATTGCCGCTTCTGACGAACAGCACAAACAGTTGGTGGCCAAGATCACCTCGGCCAACGTCGAGCAGTTGGCTGAAGAACTGAACGTCGGTGTTCACTTGGCTCGTGACATTCTGGGAGCTCTTTCGCGTCCTGGCCGCGACCCTCGTGCCGACTTCCCACCACCGCTGTTCCGTCGTGGCGTGCTGAAACTGGAAGACCTTGAGCCTGGCATGGAAATGATGGGAACCGTGCTCAACGTCGTCGACTTTGGCGCGTTTGTCGATATCGGCCTGCACGATAGTGGCATGGTTCATATCAGCCGTCTGGCCGATCGCTACGTGGGTGACCCTCATGAGGTGGTCAGCGTGGGCGATGTGATCCGCGTCTGGGTGATCGAAATCGACCGAGAACGACGTCGCGTTTCGCTCACGGCGATCGATCCCGCTACTGAGGTTCCCAAGCAAGACAAGCCGCAGCGTCATGGAGGCAATCGTCCCCCACGCACCGACCGTCCTCAACGCCCGAAGCAGCAGAAATCTGGCCACAAGCCACACGGCGGCCACGGCAAGGGGAAACAAGGTGGTAAGCCGCGGCACAATGAGAAACGTTCCAAGCCGAAGCCGATGAAGCCGATCACCGATGCGATGAAGGAAGGCAAAGAGCCGCTCCGCTCGTTCGGCGACCTGCAACAGTTCTTCCAGATGCAGAAGGACGACAAGAACAAGCCGAAAGGCAAGTAA
- a CDS encoding metallophosphoesterase, with protein sequence MRSSPLRKGNVVQLDKSNTEDVMVTADLHGNRTNFRRILEIADLEAHPNRHLVFQEVCHGGPTYPKAGGCMSHLMLEDISKLIVEFPHQVHFLISNHELAELTDYPIMKGGKMLNLMFRCGMGQMYGAAVPMIRAAQLEFLASLPIAIRIGKQIMVTHSLPKQCDADPFDVSIFDRELNAHDRACGGSLHRMVWGRDFRQENADHLASQLGVELFITGHEPCQYGFASPNSRQIVLDCCSRLGKYMMIPMSDDLTQEDLLNRIRSLHDPMLVAAP encoded by the coding sequence TTGCGCAGTTCCCCCCTGCGAAAGGGCAACGTCGTCCAGCTGGATAAGTCGAACACGGAAGATGTCATGGTGACGGCTGACCTGCATGGCAATCGCACCAATTTCCGTCGTATCTTGGAAATTGCCGATCTCGAAGCACATCCCAACCGGCATCTTGTCTTCCAAGAGGTCTGTCATGGCGGCCCCACCTATCCCAAAGCGGGCGGGTGCATGTCGCATTTGATGTTGGAAGATATTTCGAAGCTAATTGTCGAGTTTCCTCATCAAGTTCATTTCTTGATCTCGAATCACGAGCTAGCGGAACTGACCGATTACCCGATCATGAAGGGGGGCAAAATGCTCAACCTCATGTTCCGCTGTGGCATGGGGCAGATGTACGGCGCTGCGGTGCCGATGATTCGTGCGGCCCAACTCGAGTTCCTAGCCAGTCTGCCGATCGCGATTCGGATTGGAAAGCAGATCATGGTGACTCACAGCCTTCCCAAGCAGTGTGACGCTGATCCGTTTGATGTCAGCATCTTCGATCGCGAGTTGAATGCCCATGATCGAGCGTGTGGCGGATCGCTTCATCGTATGGTGTGGGGGCGTGATTTCCGCCAAGAAAACGCCGACCACCTCGCATCGCAGCTTGGTGTCGAGCTGTTCATCACCGGTCACGAGCCTTGCCAATATGGATTTGCCTCGCCAAACTCCCGGCAAATTGTGCTAGATTGTTGCAGTCGCCTGGGCAAGTATATGATGATACCTATGTCAGACGACCTGACGCAGGAGGATCTGTTAAATCGGATTCGTTCTCTTCACGACCCAATGCTTGTAGCGGCTCCGTAG
- a CDS encoding chemotaxis protein CheD has protein sequence MATANLKRASIRVPMAGIEAACSPDALETLLGSCVGIALWCRETQHGALAHAMLSECRGDTKQPGRFVDSAIPTMLDTLAKRGARRRAFVAKICGGSNMFKGIANSQDVGKRNIEKAKELLRQLNIPILAEHVGGNSGRVITFDLESGRIQVKVGRETVAEI, from the coding sequence ATGGCAACGGCAAATCTTAAGAGAGCATCGATTCGCGTGCCGATGGCAGGCATTGAGGCAGCATGCTCTCCCGATGCGCTCGAGACGCTTCTGGGAAGTTGTGTAGGCATTGCGCTATGGTGTCGTGAAACACAACACGGTGCGCTCGCCCATGCGATGCTCAGCGAATGTCGCGGCGATACCAAGCAGCCTGGCCGTTTCGTCGATAGTGCGATCCCTACGATGCTCGATACGTTAGCGAAGCGGGGCGCCCGCCGCCGGGCGTTCGTCGCCAAGATCTGCGGCGGCTCGAACATGTTCAAAGGAATCGCCAATTCCCAGGACGTCGGAAAACGCAATATCGAGAAAGCCAAAGAGTTACTTCGGCAGCTCAACATTCCCATCCTGGCCGAGCACGTCGGTGGTAATTCTGGTCGCGTGATTACTTTCGATCTCGAATCGGGCCGAATCCAGGTCAAAGTCGGCCGCGAAACCGTCGCTGAAATCTAA